A DNA window from Bacteroides cellulosilyticus contains the following coding sequences:
- a CDS encoding TatD family hydrolase, with the protein MRLIDTHSHLFLEEFSEDFPQVIERARAAGVTHIFMPNIDSTTIEAMLSACSLYKGYCFPMIGLHPTSVNANYEKELEIVARELKFSKEYVAIGEIGMDLYWDKTYLKEQQIVLDKQVNWALEYDLPVVIHCRDAFDYIYKVLEPYKKTLLRGIFHSFTGTAEEATRVLEFSDFFIGINGVVTFKKSHLPEILPGIPLEKIVLETDSPYLTPVPNRGRRNESAYVKDTLMKVSEIYGMSPEAVGDVTSENALKVFGMLK; encoded by the coding sequence ATGAGATTGATAGATACACATTCCCATCTTTTTTTGGAGGAGTTTTCAGAGGATTTCCCACAAGTTATTGAGCGTGCACGTGCTGCCGGAGTTACTCATATATTTATGCCCAATATTGACAGTACGACTATTGAAGCAATGCTGTCAGCCTGTAGCCTTTATAAAGGATACTGTTTTCCTATGATTGGTTTGCATCCTACTTCTGTCAATGCCAATTATGAAAAAGAATTGGAAATAGTTGCTCGCGAATTGAAGTTTTCTAAGGAATATGTTGCTATAGGGGAGATCGGCATGGATCTTTATTGGGACAAAACTTACCTGAAAGAGCAGCAAATAGTACTGGATAAACAAGTCAACTGGGCTTTGGAATATGATCTTCCTGTAGTAATCCATTGCCGGGATGCCTTTGATTATATATATAAGGTGCTGGAACCTTACAAAAAGACTCTTTTAAGAGGAATATTTCATAGCTTTACAGGAACGGCAGAAGAAGCCACCCGCGTATTGGAGTTTTCCGATTTCTTCATTGGAATTAATGGTGTGGTTACTTTTAAGAAGTCCCACCTTCCGGAAATTTTGCCAGGAATACCATTAGAAAAAATTGTTCTTGAAACAGATTCTCCTTATCTGACTCCAGTCCCGAATCGTGGTAGGAGGAATGAAAGTGCCTATGTGAAGGATACTTTGATGAAGGTTTCTGAAATTTACGGGATGTCTCCTGAGGCTGTTGGAGACGTTACTTCGGAAAACGCTTTAAAAGTGTTTGGAATGCTCAAATAA
- a CDS encoding polyprenyl synthetase family protein, which produces MFTASELLENFNSHIAGLQFTRTPKGLYAPVEYVLSMGGKRIRPVLMLLAYNLYKEDVTRIYAPATGIEVYHNYTLLHDDLMDRADRRRGKETVHKVWNDNTAILSGDAMLVLAYQFMAECPSAFLKEVMDLFSLTALEICEGQQMDMEFEQRNDVTAEEYLEMIRLKTAVLLAASLKIGARLGGASVEDAGRLYDFGMHIGVAFQLKDDLLDVYGNAKVFGKNIGGDILCNKKTYMLIKALEHANADQHNQLNSWINAETFQPAEKIAAVTELYDRIGVKAVCENKILEYSNRAMESLAAVSIAEEKKEELKKIIENLIHREV; this is translated from the coding sequence ATGTTTACAGCTTCCGAGCTTCTCGAAAATTTTAATTCTCATATTGCTGGCTTACAATTTACGCGTACTCCGAAAGGATTGTATGCTCCGGTAGAATATGTATTATCTATGGGTGGAAAAAGAATTCGCCCGGTGTTAATGTTGCTGGCTTATAATTTGTACAAGGAAGACGTGACCCGTATCTATGCTCCGGCCACAGGTATCGAAGTTTATCATAATTATACCCTTTTGCATGATGATTTGATGGATCGTGCGGATCGCCGTAGAGGAAAAGAAACCGTCCACAAAGTTTGGAATGATAATACTGCTATCCTTTCGGGAGATGCGATGTTGGTGCTTGCCTATCAGTTTATGGCAGAATGTCCTTCGGCTTTTCTGAAAGAGGTTATGGATCTTTTCAGTTTGACGGCACTTGAAATTTGTGAAGGTCAGCAAATGGATATGGAGTTTGAGCAGAGGAATGATGTAACTGCAGAAGAATATCTGGAGATGATTCGTCTGAAAACTGCCGTGTTGTTGGCGGCGAGTCTGAAGATTGGAGCTCGTTTGGGGGGCGCTTCGGTAGAAGACGCTGGTCGTTTATATGATTTTGGTATGCATATAGGTGTTGCCTTCCAGTTGAAAGATGATTTGCTGGATGTATATGGCAATGCTAAAGTGTTTGGAAAAAATATAGGTGGGGATATTCTCTGTAATAAAAAAACATATATGCTGATTAAAGCATTGGAGCATGCGAATGCGGATCAGCATAACCAGTTGAATAGCTGGATAAACGCAGAGACTTTCCAGCCGGCAGAGAAAATTGCAGCTGTGACGGAACTGTATGACCGGATTGGTGTAAAAGCAGTTTGCGAAAATAAGATATTGGAATATAGCAACCGGGCAATGGAAAGCCTTGCAGCTGTTAGTATTGCAGAAGAAAAAAAAGAAGAACTGAAAAAGATAATAGAAAATTTGATACACAGAGAAGTTTAA